A genomic region of Papaver somniferum cultivar HN1 chromosome 7, ASM357369v1, whole genome shotgun sequence contains the following coding sequences:
- the LOC113294502 gene encoding phosphopantothenoylcysteine decarboxylase subunit VHS3-like, producing MEMEMFCSSAVAMETMVASVMQSLVIESALLAEKTLVCFLLEIYKRKNPAQGPQDGSETEDDDDDDEANAQDDDDDDEDDDDDDDDDDEDGEEGDDEDEDEEDDEEDEDDDETPQPPSKKRK from the exons ATGGAGATGGAAATGTTCTGCTCTTCTGCTGTTGCTATGGAAACCATGGTTGCTTCAGTCATGCAATCTCTTGTTATAGAATCTGCTTTGCTCGCTGAGAAAACTCTAGTTTGCTTTCTCTTAGAgatttacaaaagaaaaaatcctGCTCAAGGACCTCAAGATGGTAGTGAAACAgaagatgacgatgatgatgatgaagctaATGCTCAagacgatgacgatgatgatgaaga CGATGACGACGATGATGACGACGACGATGAGGATGGCGAAGAgggtgatgatgaggatgaggacGAAGAAGACGATGAGGAAGATGAGGACGATGATGAAACTCCACAACCACCTTCTAAGAAGAG